From a region of the Anaeromyxobacter sp. genome:
- a CDS encoding PepSY domain-containing protein: MGRKTWVLVHRWAGLLLAGFLLVVGLTGSALAFRPQLRAWLDPPLRVADAGRPPLDPLTLRERALALVAPWGRVDGVLLHREPGEPFEATISPGDEGSGPVDPLPFDRLLLDPATGAVLLRETVPAGLWPITRRNLLDLMVAVHYRLAVPGEVGTWLLGLVALLWTFDCFVGAYLTFPAPRRGAGAGASPVAAGRSWLARWWPAWQVKAGASARRRTYDLHRAGGLWPWLLLLVLAWSGVAFNLREQVYEPVTRVLIGTTRNPLDGLAPVASAPLAGEPGWPEALETGRRLMAGQAAALGFRVEREGWLISDRPRGLWFYAVRSDRDVAAGRAETVLAFEEASGRLAALALPTGQRPGVTTTTWLSALHRGSVGGLAYRWLLFAVGLAVALLSSTGVWLWWRRRRVRPVPSASERPFVAPR; encoded by the coding sequence ATGGGCCGGAAGACCTGGGTGCTGGTCCACCGCTGGGCCGGCCTGCTGCTGGCCGGCTTCCTCCTGGTGGTGGGGCTCACCGGCAGCGCCCTGGCCTTCCGGCCCCAGCTCCGGGCCTGGCTCGACCCGCCGCTCCGGGTGGCCGACGCCGGGCGCCCTCCCCTGGACCCGCTCACCTTGCGGGAGCGGGCCCTGGCGCTGGTGGCGCCGTGGGGGCGCGTCGACGGGGTGCTGCTCCACCGGGAGCCCGGCGAGCCGTTCGAGGCCACCATCTCACCCGGCGACGAGGGCTCGGGCCCGGTCGATCCCCTCCCCTTCGACCGGCTCCTCCTCGACCCGGCCACCGGGGCGGTCCTGCTCCGGGAGACCGTCCCGGCCGGCCTCTGGCCCATCACCCGGCGCAACCTGCTGGACCTGATGGTGGCCGTCCACTACCGGCTGGCGGTGCCGGGAGAGGTCGGCACCTGGCTGCTCGGGCTGGTGGCGCTCCTCTGGACCTTCGACTGCTTCGTGGGGGCCTACCTCACCTTCCCGGCGCCGCGGCGGGGAGCTGGAGCCGGGGCGTCGCCGGTCGCGGCGGGGCGATCCTGGCTGGCGCGGTGGTGGCCGGCCTGGCAGGTGAAGGCCGGCGCCTCGGCCCGGCGCCGCACCTACGACCTGCACCGGGCCGGCGGGCTCTGGCCGTGGCTGCTCCTCCTGGTGCTGGCCTGGTCGGGCGTCGCTTTCAACCTGCGTGAGCAGGTCTACGAGCCGGTGACCCGGGTCCTGATCGGCACCACCCGCAACCCCCTCGACGGGCTCGCCCCCGTCGCCTCGGCGCCCCTCGCGGGCGAGCCGGGCTGGCCCGAGGCCCTGGAGACCGGGCGCCGGCTGATGGCCGGGCAGGCCGCGGCGCTCGGCTTCCGGGTGGAGCGTGAGGGCTGGCTCATCTCTGATCGGCCCCGCGGCCTCTGGTTCTACGCCGTCCGCAGCGACCGGGACGTCGCCGCGGGGCGCGCCGAGACGGTGCTGGCCTTCGAGGAGGCCAGCGGCCGGCTCGCCGCGCTCGCCCTGCCGACCGGCCAGCGCCCCGGCGTGACCACCACCACCTGGCTCTCGGCGCTGCACCGCGGGAGCGTCGGAGGGCTCGCGTATCGGTGGCTCCTCTTCGCCGTGGGGCTGGCGGTCGCCCTGCTCTCCAGCACCGGGGTCTGGCTCTGGTGGCGGCGGCGCCGGGTGCGCCCGGTTCCGAGCGCCTCCGAACGGCCATTCGTCGCACCCCGGTGA
- a CDS encoding tetratricopeptide repeat protein, whose product MSPQARIILSLDGFEPDGPGLAAFVAFRVTRRWAQASLPGASIVAASEEVVRAGGAATSTPWAIAFALLTACAEPAAALRRWRGEGGVAARRSTPLALLAAVAAPHQRGGQLLVQVDPETTLPDHAGAWLLASAQRLGGVSVAFSCEPAAADDLAGGPAIDGAAHPALQRFLELAALCGSSAPARPLLSALGLGEEATERLVDLLDEHLCGGDAPVLEDLGYRHPGFPGQLVYAFRDPAQRRRLLAGLPEAHRVALAQRLRAHLAPLLPVKTRAVARLFVNLGEVVGPPAGEGPRQRLRLWGGADDAGALERSLREDLQAGRQEASTLRATALSDGPLSDHVRMAMLCAITGEAPCADPATALAEVLRRTSLLREAGRLAEAAASAEDGLRWLATVAEPPAGARGALLFLAAQCHRARHRPAAALERYAQAAEEAAKPGPDGQVDHVRLGACLGEAGRCHSERGEWAEAIRLLGDALHQLGLGRAQGRVEEGLVALVERNLAACRAQAARAGRT is encoded by the coding sequence GTGAGCCCCCAGGCCCGGATCATCCTCTCACTCGATGGCTTCGAGCCCGACGGGCCCGGGCTGGCCGCCTTCGTGGCGTTCCGGGTGACCAGGCGGTGGGCGCAGGCCTCCCTCCCCGGCGCCTCGATCGTCGCCGCGTCCGAGGAGGTGGTCCGAGCCGGCGGAGCCGCCACCAGCACGCCGTGGGCCATCGCGTTCGCGCTGCTCACCGCCTGCGCGGAACCTGCCGCGGCGCTGCGGCGCTGGCGGGGGGAGGGAGGCGTGGCGGCCCGCAGGAGCACGCCGCTGGCCCTCCTCGCCGCCGTGGCGGCGCCGCACCAGCGGGGGGGCCAGCTGCTGGTGCAGGTCGATCCCGAGACCACGCTCCCCGATCACGCGGGCGCCTGGCTCCTCGCGTCGGCGCAGCGGCTCGGCGGGGTGAGCGTGGCGTTCTCCTGCGAGCCCGCGGCGGCCGACGACCTGGCCGGCGGGCCCGCGATCGACGGAGCGGCGCACCCGGCGCTGCAGCGCTTCCTCGAGCTGGCCGCGCTCTGCGGCTCCTCGGCCCCGGCCCGCCCGCTCCTCTCGGCGCTCGGCCTGGGCGAAGAGGCCACCGAGCGGCTCGTCGATCTCCTCGATGAGCACCTCTGCGGTGGGGACGCCCCCGTCCTGGAGGACCTCGGGTACCGGCACCCGGGCTTCCCCGGGCAGCTGGTCTACGCCTTCAGGGATCCGGCCCAGCGCCGGCGCCTGCTCGCCGGCCTGCCGGAAGCGCACCGGGTGGCGCTGGCCCAGCGGCTGCGGGCGCACCTGGCGCCGCTGCTGCCCGTGAAGACCCGGGCGGTGGCGCGCCTCTTCGTCAACCTCGGCGAGGTGGTTGGTCCGCCGGCCGGGGAGGGGCCCCGCCAGCGGCTGCGCCTCTGGGGCGGGGCCGACGACGCGGGGGCCCTGGAGCGGTCGCTGCGGGAGGACCTCCAGGCGGGTCGCCAGGAGGCTTCCACGCTGCGAGCCACCGCGCTCTCCGATGGGCCGCTCTCCGATCACGTGCGGATGGCGATGCTCTGCGCCATCACGGGCGAGGCCCCGTGCGCCGACCCCGCCACGGCGCTCGCGGAGGTGCTGCGCCGGACCAGCCTCCTCCGGGAGGCGGGCCGGCTGGCCGAGGCGGCGGCCAGCGCCGAGGACGGGCTGCGGTGGCTCGCGACGGTGGCCGAGCCACCGGCGGGGGCCCGGGGGGCCCTGCTGTTCCTGGCGGCACAGTGCCATCGGGCGCGCCACCGGCCCGCCGCAGCGCTCGAGCGCTATGCCCAGGCCGCGGAAGAGGCCGCCAAGCCCGGCCCGGACGGCCAGGTGGACCACGTCCGGCTCGGCGCCTGCCTGGGGGAGGCCGGGCGGTGCCACTCCGAACGAGGAGAATGGGCCGAGGCGATCCGGCTCCTCGGCGACGCGCTGCACCAGCTCGGCCTGGGCCGGGCCCAGGGCCGGGTCGAGGAGGGGCTGGTGGCCCTGGTGGAGCGCAACCTGGCGGCCTGCCGGGCCCAGGCGGCCAGGGCCGGTCGGACCTGA
- a CDS encoding putative DNA-binding domain-containing protein — MTGRRGPPWLAALQAGFGEVLRHPLDRSSGRLRARTDRYPQPSCDLVRETPDRPARERLAVYHRQYWFRLLTAMQEDFPLLTALMGHWEFNGWAAGYLRVHPPRGGGLQRLADGFLGHLDGVLPSQGLRGGTPELVPRAALLEAAAIDAAWREVLLAEEAAPFDPAGLQAEGWASLRLGRRPGFGLVSEHWPLCDLRRRVGAAGVDRRAPLPPRHGRRRWVLFGRAGARLFELEVPPRQAQLLELLEELPVGEALAVLEARCRGAERDRLPAQVERWLAQGVELGLFAAVSP; from the coding sequence GTGACCGGCCGGCGCGGTCCGCCCTGGCTCGCCGCGCTGCAGGCCGGCTTCGGCGAGGTGCTCCGCCACCCGCTCGACCGCTCCAGCGGCCGGCTGCGCGCACGCACCGATCGCTACCCCCAGCCCAGCTGCGACCTGGTCCGGGAGACCCCCGACCGTCCCGCCCGGGAGCGGCTGGCGGTGTATCACCGGCAGTACTGGTTCCGGCTCCTCACGGCCATGCAGGAGGACTTCCCGCTCCTGACCGCCCTGATGGGCCACTGGGAGTTCAACGGCTGGGCCGCCGGCTACCTGCGGGTCCACCCGCCCCGCGGCGGCGGGCTCCAGCGCCTGGCCGACGGCTTCCTGGGCCACCTCGACGGCGTGTTGCCCTCCCAGGGGCTGCGGGGCGGCACCCCGGAGCTGGTGCCGCGCGCCGCCTTGCTGGAGGCCGCCGCCATCGACGCGGCCTGGCGGGAGGTGCTGCTGGCGGAGGAGGCGGCGCCGTTCGACCCGGCGGGGCTCCAGGCCGAGGGCTGGGCCTCGCTCCGGCTCGGGCGACGGCCGGGCTTCGGCCTGGTGTCGGAGCACTGGCCCTTGTGCGACCTCCGGCGGCGCGTCGGCGCGGCCGGGGTGGACCGGCGGGCGCCGCTCCCGCCCCGCCACGGGCGGCGCAGGTGGGTGCTCTTCGGCCGCGCCGGCGCCAGGCTGTTCGAGCTGGAGGTACCGCCCCGGCAGGCGCAGCTGCTCGAGCTGCTCGAGGAGCTTCCGGTCGGGGAGGCGCTGGCGGTCCTGGAGGCGCGCTGCCGTGGCGCCGAGCGAGACCGCCTGCCCGCGCAGGTCGAGCGCTGGCTCGCGCAGGGGGTCGAGCTGGGGCTCTTCGCCGCGGTGTCGCCGTGA
- a CDS encoding DUF692 domain-containing protein, producing MAERSVAHPDPGGPLRATARAIPSEALGIGLRPTHYAELREPWPDLGYLEIIADNFMSGAALPLLHLDRLAERYPIVLHGVGLNLLGEAPLDQAYLDRLARLADRVDAPFITDHLCWTGAHGACHHDLLPVPYRPELVELAAERAAAVQRRLGRPFGLENLSTYLEFAGSTLTEWEFYASVVRSAGCWFMLDVNNVYVSSVNHGFDPRQYLAAIDFTRVLQVHLAGHSVEPDGTIVDTHDHPVCPEVWQLYAEAWRAGGPFPTLLEWDGHIPPLAQVVAEVGRAREVRR from the coding sequence ATGGCGGAAAGGTCCGTGGCCCACCCCGATCCCGGCGGGCCGCTGCGGGCAACGGCGCGGGCCATCCCGAGCGAGGCGCTCGGGATCGGCCTCCGCCCCACCCACTACGCCGAGCTCCGCGAGCCCTGGCCCGACCTCGGCTACCTCGAGATCATCGCCGACAACTTCATGAGCGGGGCGGCCTTGCCGCTCCTGCACCTGGACCGGCTGGCGGAGCGGTATCCCATCGTCCTCCACGGGGTGGGGCTCAACCTCCTCGGCGAGGCGCCGCTGGACCAGGCCTACCTGGACCGGCTGGCCAGGCTGGCGGATCGGGTGGACGCCCCGTTCATCACCGATCACCTCTGCTGGACCGGTGCCCACGGGGCCTGCCACCACGATCTCCTCCCGGTGCCCTACCGGCCCGAGCTGGTCGAGCTGGCGGCCGAGCGCGCCGCGGCGGTGCAGCGGCGGCTCGGCAGGCCCTTCGGCCTCGAGAACCTCTCCACCTACCTCGAGTTCGCCGGCTCGACCCTCACCGAGTGGGAGTTCTACGCCTCGGTGGTGAGGTCGGCGGGCTGCTGGTTCATGCTCGACGTCAACAACGTCTACGTCTCGAGCGTGAACCACGGGTTCGATCCGCGGCAGTACCTGGCGGCCATCGACTTCACGAGGGTGCTGCAGGTCCACCTGGCCGGCCACTCCGTCGAGCCCGACGGGACCATCGTGGACACCCATGACCACCCGGTCTGCCCCGAGGTCTGGCAGCTCTACGCCGAGGCCTGGCGCGCCGGCGGACCCTTCCCGACCTTGCTCGAGTGGGACGGCCACATCCCGCCGCTGGCCCAGGTGGTGGCCGAGGTGGGCCGGGCGCGCGAGGTGCGGCGGTGA
- a CDS encoding cytochrome c, translating to MKRTTTTTTTSQPSHLAEASPALPSTRLLSSALAGLVGAGGLAGCSKSADPVECGAPTFNNVVTNTIPSYDDPPAALAGFKTLCATRGGYLQTHAWCAGANSCKGLSWSFGVLTDHSCKGMNTCEGFSCVDSIADKGLQGAAIYTTSCSGCHGTPAGAFKLVVPPGTAAERMAAFQATTPENGVRLLSIVAFGTQGHNTDGSSYSNMPSFRAQYSRQELQRVVDHIRALPLADPPAEYVSW from the coding sequence ATGAAGCGCACCACCACCACCACCACCACGTCGCAGCCTTCCCACCTGGCGGAGGCAAGTCCGGCGCTCCCCTCCACCCGCCTGCTCTCCTCGGCCCTCGCCGGCCTGGTCGGCGCCGGCGGCCTCGCCGGGTGCTCCAAGTCGGCCGATCCGGTCGAGTGCGGCGCCCCGACGTTCAACAACGTGGTCACCAACACCATCCCGTCGTACGACGATCCACCCGCCGCGCTGGCGGGGTTCAAGACGCTGTGCGCGACGCGCGGCGGCTACCTGCAGACCCACGCCTGGTGCGCCGGCGCCAACAGCTGCAAGGGGCTCTCCTGGAGCTTCGGCGTGCTGACCGACCACTCCTGCAAGGGGATGAACACCTGCGAGGGGTTCAGCTGCGTGGACTCGATCGCCGACAAGGGGCTGCAGGGGGCGGCCATCTACACCACCTCCTGCTCCGGCTGCCACGGGACGCCGGCCGGCGCCTTCAAGCTGGTGGTGCCGCCGGGCACCGCCGCCGAGCGGATGGCCGCCTTCCAGGCGACCACCCCCGAGAACGGGGTCCGGCTCCTCTCCATCGTGGCGTTCGGGACGCAGGGTCACAACACGGACGGCAGCTCCTACTCCAACATGCCCTCCTTCCGCGCCCAGTACTCCAGGCAGGAGCTCCAGCGGGTGGTCGATCACATCCGGGCGCTGCCGCTGGCCGATCCGCCAGCGGAGTACGTGAGCTGGTAG
- a CDS encoding YceI family protein, translated as MTTFALALALLTGTSFTVDPGASTARYRIVHKLHEVTATSARLEGKAVLQPEGRVITQLRVPVASFDSGDRNRDVHMQEVLESAAFPFVVFKGAGALPAGPPGAPVQLRLAGELEFHGVKRPLDVALEVELRPDGTARARGAFEVSLEAHRVERPSLLFVKVEDACRVEFDLLLRGDGSAPTAPPRPLQAGSPAH; from the coding sequence ATGACCACCTTCGCCCTGGCCCTGGCGCTGCTGACCGGCACCTCCTTCACGGTGGACCCCGGCGCCAGCACCGCCCGGTACCGGATCGTCCACAAGCTGCACGAGGTGACCGCCACCTCGGCGCGCCTGGAGGGGAAGGCCGTCCTGCAGCCGGAGGGGAGGGTCATCACCCAGCTGCGCGTGCCGGTGGCCTCGTTCGACTCCGGCGACCGGAACCGCGACGTCCACATGCAGGAGGTGCTGGAGTCGGCCGCCTTCCCCTTCGTGGTCTTCAAGGGCGCCGGCGCGCTCCCCGCGGGGCCGCCGGGCGCGCCGGTCCAGCTGCGCCTGGCCGGGGAGCTCGAGTTCCACGGGGTGAAGCGCCCGCTCGACGTCGCGCTCGAGGTGGAGCTCCGGCCCGACGGGACCGCCCGGGCCCGCGGCGCCTTCGAGGTCTCCCTCGAGGCGCACCGGGTCGAGCGGCCGTCCCTGCTCTTCGTGAAGGTCGAGGACGCCTGCCGCGTCGAGTTCGACCTCCTCCTCCGCGGGGACGGCTCGGCCCCGACCGCTCCGCCGCGGCCCCTCCAGGCGGGGTCGCCGGCCCATTGA
- a CDS encoding DUF1775 domain-containing protein produces MAVAVAVLAAAPAPAHVGVVNTQLPFAVAGKSYELVLAVPHGCAYTAPGAATPVELDTYKVEVLIPAGFTGVRPIIDGVFGRPVITRDAAGAVTSLTWTKNPALDSEADDQSYRVAVRSTAPNAPFTAVQFGTKQSCKRPGGGEDVVVDWTAYPAADGSLSNQSPTVRIHPARQPGWNKFNLAATNEKHTQADVAALLSGYLADAQIVWVGKGAYSANPNTLAKIRALAVKDPTYFELAAKADVMIHAVDDIWVKF; encoded by the coding sequence GTGGCGGTGGCCGTTGCGGTCCTCGCCGCCGCGCCGGCGCCCGCCCACGTGGGCGTGGTCAACACCCAGCTGCCCTTCGCGGTGGCGGGCAAGAGCTACGAGCTGGTCCTGGCGGTGCCTCACGGCTGCGCCTACACCGCGCCCGGCGCGGCCACCCCCGTGGAGCTCGACACCTACAAGGTCGAGGTGCTGATCCCGGCCGGCTTCACCGGCGTCCGGCCGATCATCGACGGCGTCTTCGGGCGCCCGGTCATCACCAGGGACGCCGCCGGCGCGGTGACCTCGCTCACCTGGACCAAGAACCCGGCGCTCGACTCGGAGGCCGACGACCAGAGCTACCGGGTGGCCGTCCGCTCCACCGCCCCCAACGCCCCGTTCACCGCCGTCCAGTTCGGCACCAAGCAGTCCTGCAAGCGACCCGGCGGCGGAGAGGACGTGGTGGTGGACTGGACCGCTTACCCGGCCGCCGACGGCAGCCTCTCCAACCAGTCGCCCACCGTGCGGATCCACCCGGCCCGCCAGCCGGGCTGGAACAAGTTCAACCTGGCGGCCACCAACGAGAAGCACACCCAGGCCGACGTGGCGGCGCTGCTCTCCGGCTACCTCGCCGACGCGCAGATCGTCTGGGTCGGCAAGGGGGCCTACAGCGCCAACCCGAACACCCTCGCCAAGATCAGGGCCCTGGCCGTCAAGGACCCCACCTACTTCGAGCTGGCGGCCAAGGCGGACGTGATGATCCACGCGGTGGACGACATCTGGGTGAAGTTCTGA
- a CDS encoding S9 family peptidase: MPLLPLAVAALLALAPASAPAEAAPPAAPPAAAPAPAAAGYQGHGAASVSPELLARFAPRPIAPDLSRAVQAMLDVRAPGLGIPTRDGRRLFFGWRVTGVPQIWRLDGPDRFPVQLTGGEDATTLAALTPDGKTLVVQRDRKGEENPGLYLLSAEGGPLRLVQHRPGVQTVATHVSDDGRWLYYRANDRRPDAYAVYRHDLAGGTTELLVEEPGLWSVADSRLDGRLLLTKATGALSSEWFEWSPATRALTPLFGQGEQVEYQASYGAAEGELLVVTNKLGEHRRLYRWRAGQLAPVTPELGWSVEEAAIDRARRRILYTVNQAGSTRVAALDARTFKPLALPRLPPADHVLAGAASDDGRFQVLGVDTGTAPQASWVLDWKTGKLARWVVPSAPEVDTRRFARAELTSYPARDGTPIPAFVRRPAACPGGPCPVVVEFHGGPEAQTLAGFSARAQLYVDAGFVFVQPNVRGSDGYGKSWLQADDGARRLAIITDIEDAATWARRAFAVEGAAPRVGITGGSYGGYSALVGMTMFAGAYDAGASVVGIANLVTFLENTAPYRRILRTTEYGDPVKDREALVKLSPTSYVDRVRAPLLVQQGASDPRVPVGEAVQIHDALAARGVPVELVIFADEGHGAQKRENQVLMIGRTIEFFRRHLAPGGAVGAPR, translated from the coding sequence ATGCCCCTCCTTCCGCTCGCCGTCGCCGCCCTGCTCGCCCTCGCCCCCGCCTCGGCACCTGCCGAGGCCGCGCCCCCGGCGGCGCCCCCCGCGGCCGCCCCGGCGCCCGCCGCCGCTGGCTACCAGGGCCACGGCGCCGCCTCCGTCTCGCCCGAGCTGCTGGCCCGCTTCGCCCCGCGCCCCATCGCCCCCGACCTCTCGAGGGCCGTGCAGGCGATGCTGGACGTGCGGGCCCCCGGCCTGGGCATCCCCACCCGCGACGGCCGGCGGCTCTTCTTCGGGTGGCGCGTCACCGGCGTGCCGCAGATCTGGCGGCTCGACGGGCCGGACCGCTTCCCGGTGCAGCTCACCGGCGGCGAGGACGCCACCACCCTGGCCGCGCTCACGCCGGACGGGAAGACCCTGGTGGTGCAGCGCGACCGCAAGGGGGAGGAGAACCCCGGCCTCTACCTCCTGTCGGCCGAGGGCGGGCCGCTGCGCCTGGTGCAGCACCGGCCCGGCGTGCAGACGGTGGCCACCCACGTCTCCGACGACGGCCGCTGGCTCTACTACCGCGCCAACGACCGCCGACCCGACGCCTACGCCGTCTACCGCCACGACCTGGCCGGCGGGACGACCGAGCTCCTGGTGGAGGAGCCGGGGCTCTGGTCGGTGGCCGACTCCCGCCTCGACGGCCGGCTGCTGCTCACCAAGGCCACCGGGGCGCTCTCCTCGGAGTGGTTCGAGTGGTCGCCCGCCACCCGGGCGCTGACCCCGCTCTTCGGCCAGGGCGAGCAGGTGGAGTACCAGGCCTCCTACGGCGCCGCCGAGGGCGAGCTGCTGGTGGTGACCAACAAGCTCGGCGAGCACCGCCGGCTCTACCGCTGGCGCGCCGGCCAGCTCGCCCCGGTGACGCCCGAGCTCGGGTGGAGCGTGGAGGAGGCCGCCATCGACCGGGCCCGGCGGCGCATCCTCTACACCGTGAACCAGGCCGGCTCCACCCGGGTGGCGGCGCTCGACGCCCGCACCTTCAAGCCGCTGGCGCTGCCGCGGCTGCCGCCGGCCGATCACGTGCTGGCCGGCGCCGCCTCTGACGACGGCCGCTTCCAGGTGCTGGGCGTGGACACCGGCACGGCGCCGCAGGCCAGCTGGGTGCTCGACTGGAAGACCGGGAAGCTGGCGCGCTGGGTGGTGCCGAGCGCCCCGGAGGTGGACACCCGCCGCTTCGCCCGGGCCGAGCTGACCAGCTACCCGGCGCGCGACGGCACCCCCATCCCGGCCTTCGTGCGCCGCCCGGCCGCCTGCCCGGGCGGGCCCTGCCCGGTGGTGGTGGAGTTCCACGGCGGGCCGGAGGCCCAGACCCTGGCGGGCTTCAGCGCCCGCGCCCAGCTCTACGTGGACGCCGGCTTCGTCTTCGTGCAGCCCAACGTGCGCGGCTCGGACGGCTACGGCAAGTCGTGGCTGCAGGCGGACGACGGGGCGCGCCGGCTGGCCATCATCACGGACATCGAGGACGCCGCCACCTGGGCGCGGCGGGCCTTCGCGGTGGAGGGCGCGGCGCCGCGGGTGGGCATCACCGGCGGCAGCTACGGCGGCTACTCGGCGCTGGTGGGCATGACCATGTTCGCCGGGGCCTACGACGCCGGCGCCTCGGTGGTGGGCATCGCCAACCTGGTCACCTTCCTGGAGAACACCGCGCCCTACCGGCGCATCCTGCGCACCACCGAATACGGCGACCCGGTCAAGGACCGGGAGGCGCTGGTGAAGCTCTCGCCCACCAGCTACGTGGACCGGGTGCGGGCGCCGCTGCTGGTGCAGCAGGGGGCCAGCGACCCGCGCGTGCCGGTGGGCGAGGCGGTGCAGATCCACGACGCCCTGGCCGCCCGCGGCGTCCCGGTGGAGCTGGTGATCTTCGCCGACGAGGGGCACGGCGCGCAGAAGCGCGAGAACCAGGTCCTCATGATCGGCCGGACCATCGAGTTCTTCCGCAGGCACCTGGCGCCTGGCGGGGCGGTGGGCGCGCCGCGCTGA
- a CDS encoding DJ-1/PfpI family protein: MGAKKILMLVGDFVEDYEAMVPYQILTMVGHTVDTVCPGKKKGDTVKTAVHDFVGDQTYVELPGHRFAITASFEEATAGAYDALCLPGGRAPEYLRLNPQVIALVQAFDQARKPIAAICHGPQILAAAGVLKDRKVIAYPACGPECSAAGARFGEVNATASNALTDGNLVTAPAWPAHPAWMRQFLQLLGSTIVA, encoded by the coding sequence ATGGGCGCCAAGAAGATCCTGATGCTGGTCGGCGACTTCGTCGAGGACTACGAGGCCATGGTGCCGTACCAGATCCTCACCATGGTGGGGCACACGGTGGACACCGTCTGCCCCGGCAAGAAGAAGGGCGACACCGTCAAGACCGCGGTGCACGACTTCGTGGGCGACCAGACCTACGTGGAGCTGCCGGGTCACCGCTTCGCCATCACCGCCAGCTTCGAGGAGGCCACCGCCGGCGCCTACGACGCGCTGTGCCTCCCGGGCGGGCGGGCGCCCGAGTACCTGCGCCTGAACCCGCAGGTCATCGCGCTGGTGCAGGCCTTCGACCAGGCCAGGAAGCCCATCGCCGCCATCTGCCACGGGCCGCAGATCCTGGCCGCGGCCGGCGTGCTCAAGGACCGGAAGGTGATCGCCTACCCGGCCTGCGGCCCCGAGTGCAGCGCCGCCGGCGCGAGGTTCGGCGAGGTGAACGCCACCGCCTCCAACGCCCTCACCGACGGCAACCTGGTGACGGCCCCGGCCTGGCCGGCCCACCCGGCCTGGATGCGGCAGTTCCTGCAGCTGCTCGGGTCCACCATCGTGGCCTGA
- a CDS encoding thiol reductase thioredoxin, which produces MANPFHIRLPPSENPSETEAALHVTELGEADYEAQVVGAKLPVVLDFYTAGSKPCEALAPRYAAVAEKFAGKVRFLKVQHPGSAGLAARLGVTAAPTVVFFKNGQELGERLSGDEIQRTALKARVEALLA; this is translated from the coding sequence ATGGCCAACCCCTTCCACATCCGGCTCCCGCCGTCCGAGAACCCCAGCGAGACCGAGGCGGCGCTGCACGTGACCGAGCTCGGGGAGGCGGACTACGAGGCCCAGGTGGTGGGGGCCAAGCTGCCGGTGGTGCTCGACTTCTACACGGCCGGCTCGAAGCCGTGCGAGGCGCTGGCCCCCCGCTACGCGGCGGTGGCCGAGAAGTTCGCGGGCAAGGTGCGCTTCCTCAAGGTGCAGCACCCGGGCAGCGCCGGGCTGGCCGCCCGGCTGGGCGTCACCGCGGCGCCCACGGTGGTCTTCTTCAAGAACGGCCAGGAGCTGGGCGAGCGGCTCAGCGGCGACGAGATCCAGCGGACCGCGCTCAAGGCCCGGGTCGAGGCGCTGCTGGCGTAG